A genomic stretch from Falco cherrug isolate bFalChe1 chromosome 1, bFalChe1.pri, whole genome shotgun sequence includes:
- the LIMK1 gene encoding LIM domain kinase 1 isoform X1 codes for MPTASVRVVGALSRRRKVLGRGVQGVTGAWWGPCGAGRVLSTAGHRGGLPVPRRMLAAVLRKNCVLRAGAKCCECGTSLSHQYYEKDGRLYCKKDYWVRFGELCHGCSEQITKGLVMVAGEQKYHPECFSCLNCHTFIGDGDTYALVERSKLYCGHCYYQMVVTPVIEQILPDSPASRIPHTVTLVSIPACSDGKRGFSVSIDQGCGTEHSRTVRVREVDPDCISPDMKNSIHVGDRILEINGTPIGHVPLDEIDLLIQETSRLLQLTIEHDPHEPLACESGLACSPLPAPCSPLCSPAPPPCGEPGAMRQRTVTRSCSTDKSPGSGSVGSPASQRKDIGRSESLRIVSRAHRIFRPSDLIHGEVLGKGCFGQAIKVTHRETGEVMVMKELIRFDEETQRTFLKEVKVMRCLEHPNVLKFIGVLYKEKRLNFITEYIKGGTLRGLIKSMVSSGGQVRTPQPHRPGGAGGPLSSALTNPSSCPQDSHYPWSQRVSFAKDIAAGMAYLHSMNIIHRDLNSHNCLVRENKSVVVADFGLARLMVDEKNQPEHLKNLKKPDRKKRYTVVGNPYWMAPEMINGRSYDEKVDIFSFGIVLCEIIGRVSADPDYLPRTTDFGLNVRGFLDRYCPPACPPSFFPIAVCCCDLDPEKRPSFSKLEQWLETLRMHLEIHLPLSSQLEQLDRAFREMHRQGEGGLPAPPHLHTL; via the exons ATGCCGACTGCTTCAG TTCGAGTGGTGGGAGCCctgagcaggaggagaaaggtCCTGGGTCGAGGGGTGCAAGGGGTGACCGGGGCCTGGTGGGgtccctgtggggctgggagggtgcTGAGCACGGCAGGGCACCGGGGTGGCCTCCCCGTCCCACGGAGgatgctggcagctgtgctgaggaagAACTGCGTCCTGCGCGCTGGAGCCAA GTGCTGTGAGTGCGGGACCTCCCTGTCCCACCAGTACTATGAGAAGGATGGGCGCCTGTACTGCAAGAAGGATTACTGGGTGCGCTTTGGGGAGCTCTGCCATGGCTGCTCGGAGCAGATCACCAAGGGGCTCGTCATG GTGGCCGGGGAGCAGAAGTACCACCCCGAGTGCTTCAGCTGCCTCAACTGCCACACATTCATCGGGGATGGGGACACCTATGCGCTGGTGGAGCGCTCCAAGCTCTACTG CGGGCACTGCTATTACCAGATGGTGGTGACACCGGTCATTGAGCAGATCCTGCCGGATTCGCCAGCTTCCCGCATCCCGCACACTGTCACGCTCGTCTCCATCCCCGCCTGCTCCGATGGCAAACGTGGCTTCTCAGTCTCCATTGACCAGGGCTGTGGCACCGAGCACTCCCGCACCGTCCGCGTCCGAGA GGTGGATCCAGACTGCATCAGCCCTGACATGAAGAACTCCATCCACGTTGGCGATCGCATCCTGGAGATCAACGGCACCCCCATTGGCCATGTTCCCCTGGATGAG ATTGACCTGCTGATCCAGGAGACCAGCCGCCTGCTCCAGCTGACCATCGAGCATGACCCCCACGAGCCCCTTGCCTGCGAGTCAGGGcttgcctgcagccccctgcctgccccgtgCAGCCCCCTgtgctcccctgcccccccaccctgTGGGGAGCCTGGTGCCATGCGCCAGAGGACTGTCAC gaggagctgcagcacgGACAAGTCTCCGGGCTCTGGCTCAGTGGGCTCACCCGCGTCCCAGCGCAAGGACATCGGTCGCTCTGAGTCGTTGCGCATTGTCTCCCGTGCCCATCGCATCTTTCGCCCTTCTGACCTCATCCACGGCGAGGTGCTGGGCAAGGGCTGCTTTGGCCAGGCCATCAAG gTGACACACCGGGAGACAGGTGAGGTGATGGTCATGAAGGAGCTGATTCGCTTTGATGAGGAGACACAGAGGACCTTCCTCAAAGAG GTGAAGGTGATGCGCTGCCTGGAGCACCCCAATGTGCTGAAGTTCATCGGGGTGCTGTACAAGGAGAAGAGGCTCAACTTCATCACGGAGTACATCAAAGGGGGCACCTTGAGGGGCCTCATCAAGAGCATGGTGAGCTCTGGGGGGCAGGTCAGGACCCCCCAACCCCACAGgcctggtggggctgggggacccctctcctctgctctgacaaatccctcctcctgcccccaggaCAGCCACTACCCCTGGAGCCAGCGGGTCAGCTTTGCCAAGGACATTGCTGCTGGCATG GCCTACCTCCACTCCATGAACATCATCCACCGTGACCTCAACTCTCACAACTGCCTCGTGCGGGAG AACAAGAGCGTGGTGGTGGCTGATTTTGGGCTGGCACGGCTGATGGTGGATGAGAAGAACCAGCCTGAACATCTCAAGAACCTGAAGAAACCGGACCGCAAGAAGCGGTACACGGTGGTGGGGAACCCGTACTGGATGGCCCCTGAGATGATCAATG GGAGGAGCTATGATGAGAAGGTGGACATCTTCTCCTTCGGTATCGTCCTGTGCGAG ATCATTGGCCGGGTGAGTGCTGACCCCGACTACCTGCCCCGTACCACTGACTTCGGCCTCAACGTCAGGGGCTTCCTGGACCGCTactgcccccctgcctgcccccccagcTTCTTCCCCATCGCTGTCTGCTGCTGTGACCTGGACCCTGAGAAGCG GCCATCCTTCAGCAAGCTGGAGCAGTGGCTGGAAACCCTCCGCATGCACCTGGAGATCCACCTGCCGCTGAgctcccagctggagcagctggaccGAGCTTTCAGGGAGATGCACCGGCAGGGCGAGGGCGGGTTGCCTGCGCCCCCACACCTGCACACCCTCTGA
- the LIMK1 gene encoding LIM domain kinase 1 isoform X2 → MPTASVRVVGALSRRRKVLGRGVQGVTGAWWGPCGAGRVLSTAGHRGGLPVPRRMLAAVLRKNCVLRAGAKCCECGTSLSHQYYEKDGRLYCKKDYWVRFGELCHGCSEQITKGLVMVAGEQKYHPECFSCLNCHTFIGDGDTYALVERSKLYCGHCYYQMVVTPVIEQILPDSPASRIPHTVTLVSIPACSDGKRGFSVSIDQGCGTEHSRTVRVREVDPDCISPDMKNSIHVGDRILEINGTPIGHVPLDEIDLLIQETSRLLQLTIEHDPHEPLACESGLACSPLPAPCSPLCSPAPPPCGEPGAMRQRTVTRSCSTDKSPGSGSVGSPASQRKDIGRSESLRIVSRAHRIFRPSDLIHGEVLGKGCFGQAIKVTHRETGEVMVMKELIRFDEETQRTFLKEVKVMRCLEHPNVLKFIGVLYKEKRLNFITEYIKGGTLRGLIKSMDSHYPWSQRVSFAKDIAAGMAYLHSMNIIHRDLNSHNCLVRENKSVVVADFGLARLMVDEKNQPEHLKNLKKPDRKKRYTVVGNPYWMAPEMINGRSYDEKVDIFSFGIVLCEIIGRVSADPDYLPRTTDFGLNVRGFLDRYCPPACPPSFFPIAVCCCDLDPEKRPSFSKLEQWLETLRMHLEIHLPLSSQLEQLDRAFREMHRQGEGGLPAPPHLHTL, encoded by the exons ATGCCGACTGCTTCAG TTCGAGTGGTGGGAGCCctgagcaggaggagaaaggtCCTGGGTCGAGGGGTGCAAGGGGTGACCGGGGCCTGGTGGGgtccctgtggggctgggagggtgcTGAGCACGGCAGGGCACCGGGGTGGCCTCCCCGTCCCACGGAGgatgctggcagctgtgctgaggaagAACTGCGTCCTGCGCGCTGGAGCCAA GTGCTGTGAGTGCGGGACCTCCCTGTCCCACCAGTACTATGAGAAGGATGGGCGCCTGTACTGCAAGAAGGATTACTGGGTGCGCTTTGGGGAGCTCTGCCATGGCTGCTCGGAGCAGATCACCAAGGGGCTCGTCATG GTGGCCGGGGAGCAGAAGTACCACCCCGAGTGCTTCAGCTGCCTCAACTGCCACACATTCATCGGGGATGGGGACACCTATGCGCTGGTGGAGCGCTCCAAGCTCTACTG CGGGCACTGCTATTACCAGATGGTGGTGACACCGGTCATTGAGCAGATCCTGCCGGATTCGCCAGCTTCCCGCATCCCGCACACTGTCACGCTCGTCTCCATCCCCGCCTGCTCCGATGGCAAACGTGGCTTCTCAGTCTCCATTGACCAGGGCTGTGGCACCGAGCACTCCCGCACCGTCCGCGTCCGAGA GGTGGATCCAGACTGCATCAGCCCTGACATGAAGAACTCCATCCACGTTGGCGATCGCATCCTGGAGATCAACGGCACCCCCATTGGCCATGTTCCCCTGGATGAG ATTGACCTGCTGATCCAGGAGACCAGCCGCCTGCTCCAGCTGACCATCGAGCATGACCCCCACGAGCCCCTTGCCTGCGAGTCAGGGcttgcctgcagccccctgcctgccccgtgCAGCCCCCTgtgctcccctgcccccccaccctgTGGGGAGCCTGGTGCCATGCGCCAGAGGACTGTCAC gaggagctgcagcacgGACAAGTCTCCGGGCTCTGGCTCAGTGGGCTCACCCGCGTCCCAGCGCAAGGACATCGGTCGCTCTGAGTCGTTGCGCATTGTCTCCCGTGCCCATCGCATCTTTCGCCCTTCTGACCTCATCCACGGCGAGGTGCTGGGCAAGGGCTGCTTTGGCCAGGCCATCAAG gTGACACACCGGGAGACAGGTGAGGTGATGGTCATGAAGGAGCTGATTCGCTTTGATGAGGAGACACAGAGGACCTTCCTCAAAGAG GTGAAGGTGATGCGCTGCCTGGAGCACCCCAATGTGCTGAAGTTCATCGGGGTGCTGTACAAGGAGAAGAGGCTCAACTTCATCACGGAGTACATCAAAGGGGGCACCTTGAGGGGCCTCATCAAGAGCATG gaCAGCCACTACCCCTGGAGCCAGCGGGTCAGCTTTGCCAAGGACATTGCTGCTGGCATG GCCTACCTCCACTCCATGAACATCATCCACCGTGACCTCAACTCTCACAACTGCCTCGTGCGGGAG AACAAGAGCGTGGTGGTGGCTGATTTTGGGCTGGCACGGCTGATGGTGGATGAGAAGAACCAGCCTGAACATCTCAAGAACCTGAAGAAACCGGACCGCAAGAAGCGGTACACGGTGGTGGGGAACCCGTACTGGATGGCCCCTGAGATGATCAATG GGAGGAGCTATGATGAGAAGGTGGACATCTTCTCCTTCGGTATCGTCCTGTGCGAG ATCATTGGCCGGGTGAGTGCTGACCCCGACTACCTGCCCCGTACCACTGACTTCGGCCTCAACGTCAGGGGCTTCCTGGACCGCTactgcccccctgcctgcccccccagcTTCTTCCCCATCGCTGTCTGCTGCTGTGACCTGGACCCTGAGAAGCG GCCATCCTTCAGCAAGCTGGAGCAGTGGCTGGAAACCCTCCGCATGCACCTGGAGATCCACCTGCCGCTGAgctcccagctggagcagctggaccGAGCTTTCAGGGAGATGCACCGGCAGGGCGAGGGCGGGTTGCCTGCGCCCCCACACCTGCACACCCTCTGA
- the LIMK1 gene encoding LIM domain kinase 1 isoform X3, with protein sequence MRLMLLCCTWRDEPMGEDEGTDLPVCSSCGQGIYDGQYLQALNANWHADCFRCCECGTSLSHQYYEKDGRLYCKKDYWVRFGELCHGCSEQITKGLVMVAGEQKYHPECFSCLNCHTFIGDGDTYALVERSKLYCGHCYYQMVVTPVIEQILPDSPASRIPHTVTLVSIPACSDGKRGFSVSIDQGCGTEHSRTVRVREVDPDCISPDMKNSIHVGDRILEINGTPIGHVPLDEIDLLIQETSRLLQLTIEHDPHEPLACESGLACSPLPAPCSPLCSPAPPPCGEPGAMRQRTVTRSCSTDKSPGSGSVGSPASQRKDIGRSESLRIVSRAHRIFRPSDLIHGEVLGKGCFGQAIKVTHRETGEVMVMKELIRFDEETQRTFLKEVKVMRCLEHPNVLKFIGVLYKEKRLNFITEYIKGGTLRGLIKSMDSHYPWSQRVSFAKDIAAGMAYLHSMNIIHRDLNSHNCLVRENKSVVVADFGLARLMVDEKNQPEHLKNLKKPDRKKRYTVVGNPYWMAPEMINGRSYDEKVDIFSFGIVLCEIIGRVSADPDYLPRTTDFGLNVRGFLDRYCPPACPPSFFPIAVCCCDLDPEKRPSFSKLEQWLETLRMHLEIHLPLSSQLEQLDRAFREMHRQGEGGLPAPPHLHTL encoded by the exons ATGAGGttgatgctgctgtgctgcacctGGAGGGACGAGCCTATGGGAGAGGACGAAG GGACCGACCTGCCAGTGTGTTCGAGCTGCGGGCAGGGCATCTACGACGGGCAGTACCTGCAGGCGCTGAACGCCAACTGGCATGCCGACTGCTTCAG GTGCTGTGAGTGCGGGACCTCCCTGTCCCACCAGTACTATGAGAAGGATGGGCGCCTGTACTGCAAGAAGGATTACTGGGTGCGCTTTGGGGAGCTCTGCCATGGCTGCTCGGAGCAGATCACCAAGGGGCTCGTCATG GTGGCCGGGGAGCAGAAGTACCACCCCGAGTGCTTCAGCTGCCTCAACTGCCACACATTCATCGGGGATGGGGACACCTATGCGCTGGTGGAGCGCTCCAAGCTCTACTG CGGGCACTGCTATTACCAGATGGTGGTGACACCGGTCATTGAGCAGATCCTGCCGGATTCGCCAGCTTCCCGCATCCCGCACACTGTCACGCTCGTCTCCATCCCCGCCTGCTCCGATGGCAAACGTGGCTTCTCAGTCTCCATTGACCAGGGCTGTGGCACCGAGCACTCCCGCACCGTCCGCGTCCGAGA GGTGGATCCAGACTGCATCAGCCCTGACATGAAGAACTCCATCCACGTTGGCGATCGCATCCTGGAGATCAACGGCACCCCCATTGGCCATGTTCCCCTGGATGAG ATTGACCTGCTGATCCAGGAGACCAGCCGCCTGCTCCAGCTGACCATCGAGCATGACCCCCACGAGCCCCTTGCCTGCGAGTCAGGGcttgcctgcagccccctgcctgccccgtgCAGCCCCCTgtgctcccctgcccccccaccctgTGGGGAGCCTGGTGCCATGCGCCAGAGGACTGTCAC gaggagctgcagcacgGACAAGTCTCCGGGCTCTGGCTCAGTGGGCTCACCCGCGTCCCAGCGCAAGGACATCGGTCGCTCTGAGTCGTTGCGCATTGTCTCCCGTGCCCATCGCATCTTTCGCCCTTCTGACCTCATCCACGGCGAGGTGCTGGGCAAGGGCTGCTTTGGCCAGGCCATCAAG gTGACACACCGGGAGACAGGTGAGGTGATGGTCATGAAGGAGCTGATTCGCTTTGATGAGGAGACACAGAGGACCTTCCTCAAAGAG GTGAAGGTGATGCGCTGCCTGGAGCACCCCAATGTGCTGAAGTTCATCGGGGTGCTGTACAAGGAGAAGAGGCTCAACTTCATCACGGAGTACATCAAAGGGGGCACCTTGAGGGGCCTCATCAAGAGCATG gaCAGCCACTACCCCTGGAGCCAGCGGGTCAGCTTTGCCAAGGACATTGCTGCTGGCATG GCCTACCTCCACTCCATGAACATCATCCACCGTGACCTCAACTCTCACAACTGCCTCGTGCGGGAG AACAAGAGCGTGGTGGTGGCTGATTTTGGGCTGGCACGGCTGATGGTGGATGAGAAGAACCAGCCTGAACATCTCAAGAACCTGAAGAAACCGGACCGCAAGAAGCGGTACACGGTGGTGGGGAACCCGTACTGGATGGCCCCTGAGATGATCAATG GGAGGAGCTATGATGAGAAGGTGGACATCTTCTCCTTCGGTATCGTCCTGTGCGAG ATCATTGGCCGGGTGAGTGCTGACCCCGACTACCTGCCCCGTACCACTGACTTCGGCCTCAACGTCAGGGGCTTCCTGGACCGCTactgcccccctgcctgcccccccagcTTCTTCCCCATCGCTGTCTGCTGCTGTGACCTGGACCCTGAGAAGCG GCCATCCTTCAGCAAGCTGGAGCAGTGGCTGGAAACCCTCCGCATGCACCTGGAGATCCACCTGCCGCTGAgctcccagctggagcagctggaccGAGCTTTCAGGGAGATGCACCGGCAGGGCGAGGGCGGGTTGCCTGCGCCCCCACACCTGCACACCCTCTGA
- the SEPTIN4 gene encoding septin-4 isoform X3 has translation MATCPELQPGKEIKRFLEEDSEEAELTQLLRDCPPADSPRKVEPTESRREPGHPLCGVGRVPPDEPADERDPKIFSRSRPLDFHQHIAAPPPPSPNRPRSPWGQLDPYDSSEDDKEYVGFATLPNQVHRKSVKKGFDFTLMVAGESGLGKSTLVNSLFLTDMYRDRKLLNAEERITQTVEITKHMVDIEEKGVKLRLTIVDTPGFGDAVNNTECWKPVADYIDQQFEQYFRDESGLNRKNIQDNRVHCCIYFISPFGHGLRPLDVEFMKALHQRVNIVPVLAKADTLTPTEVERMKNKIREEIDHYGIRIYQFPECDSDEDEEFKLQDQALKESIPFAVIGSNTVVEAKGRRIRGRLYPWGIVEVENPSHCDFVKLRTMLVRTHMQDLKDVTRETHYENYRTQCIQSMTRMVVKERNRKRHPSVLRLCCVDCSAD, from the exons ATGGCCACCTgccctgagctgcagcctgggaaagAG ATAAAGCGTTTCCTGGAGGAGGACTCAGAGGAGGCTGAGCTGACCCAGCTTCTGAGAGATTGCCCACCGGCTGACAGCCCCAGGAAGGTGGAGCCCACAGAGAGCCGTCGGGAGCCTGGCCACCCCCTCTGCGGTGTGGGCAGGGTCCCCCCTGATGAACCTGCTGACGAGAGGGACCCCAAGATCTTCTCCCGGTCTCGGCCCTTGGATTTTCACCAGCACATtgccgcccccccaccccccagccccaaccGTCCCAGGAGCCCCTGGGGGCAGCTGGACCCCTACGACTCCTCTGAG GATGACAAGGAGTATGTGGGCTTTGCCACACTGCCCAACCAGGTCCATCggaagtcagtgaagaagggGTTTGACTTCACCCTCATGGTGGCAG GGGAATCTGGGCTAGGCAAGTCCACCCTGGTCAACAGCCTCTTCCTGACGGACATGTACAGAGACCGCAAGCTGCTGAATGCTGAAG AGCGCATCACACAGACAGTGGAGATCACCAAGCACATGGTGGACATCGAGGAGAAGGGTGTCAAGCTGCGCCTGACCATTGTGGACACGCCAGGCTTTGGTGATGCTGTCAACAACACAGAGTG ctggaagcCAGTGGCTGACTACATTGACCAGCAGTTTGAGCAGTATTTCCGTGATGAAAGTGGCCTCAACCGGAAGAACATCCAGGACAACCGTGTCCACTGCTGCATCTACTTCATCTCACCCTTTGGCCACGG ACTCCGGCCCTTGGATGTGGAGTTCATGAAAGCCCTGCACCAGCGGGTAAACATCGTGCCtgtgctggccaaggctgaCACCCTGACCCCCACTGAGGTGGAGCGTATGAAGAACAAG ATTCGGGAGGAGATCGACCACTACGGCATCCGCATCTACCAGTTCCCTGAGTGTGACTCAGATGAAGATGAAGAGTTCAAGCTGCAGGACCAGGCACTGAAG GAGAGCATCCCCTTTGCTGTCATTGGCAGCAACACAGTTGTGGAGGCCAAAGGCCGGCGCATCCGTGGGCGCCTCTACCCCTGGGGCATTGTGGAAG TGGAGAATCCTTCCCACTGTGACTTTGTGAAGCTGCGGACAATGCTGGTGAggacccacatgcaggacctcAAGGACGTGACACGGGAAACCCACTACGAGAACTACCGCACGCAGTGCATCCAGAGCATGACCCGCATGGTTGTGAAG
- the LIMK1 gene encoding LIM domain kinase 1 isoform X4 encodes MPTASVRVVGALSRRRKVLGRGVQGVTGAWWGPCGAGRVLSTAGHRGGLPVPRRMLAAVLRKNCVLRAGAKCCECGTSLSHQYYEKDGRLYCKKDYWVRFGELCHGCSEQITKGLVMVAGEQKYHPECFSCLNCHTFIGDGDTYALVERSKLYCGHCYYQMVVTPVIEQILPDSPASRIPHTVTLVSIPACSDGKRGFSVSIDQGCGTEHSRTVRVREVDPDCISPDMKNSIHVGDRILEINGTPIGHVPLDEIDLLIQETSRLLQLTIEHDPHEPLACESGLACSPLPAPCSPLCSPAPPPCGEPGAMRQRTVTRSCSTDKSPGSGSVGSPASQRKDIGRSESLRIVSRAHRIFRPSDLIHGEVLGKGCFGQAIKVTHRETGEVMVMKELIRFDEETQRTFLKEARGGPAGEGDALPGAPQCAEVHRGAVQGEEAQLHHGVHQRGHLEGPHQEHGELWGAGQDPPTPQAWWGWGTPLLCSDKSLLLPPGQPLPLEPAGQLCQGHCCWHGLPPLHEHHPP; translated from the exons ATGCCGACTGCTTCAG TTCGAGTGGTGGGAGCCctgagcaggaggagaaaggtCCTGGGTCGAGGGGTGCAAGGGGTGACCGGGGCCTGGTGGGgtccctgtggggctgggagggtgcTGAGCACGGCAGGGCACCGGGGTGGCCTCCCCGTCCCACGGAGgatgctggcagctgtgctgaggaagAACTGCGTCCTGCGCGCTGGAGCCAA GTGCTGTGAGTGCGGGACCTCCCTGTCCCACCAGTACTATGAGAAGGATGGGCGCCTGTACTGCAAGAAGGATTACTGGGTGCGCTTTGGGGAGCTCTGCCATGGCTGCTCGGAGCAGATCACCAAGGGGCTCGTCATG GTGGCCGGGGAGCAGAAGTACCACCCCGAGTGCTTCAGCTGCCTCAACTGCCACACATTCATCGGGGATGGGGACACCTATGCGCTGGTGGAGCGCTCCAAGCTCTACTG CGGGCACTGCTATTACCAGATGGTGGTGACACCGGTCATTGAGCAGATCCTGCCGGATTCGCCAGCTTCCCGCATCCCGCACACTGTCACGCTCGTCTCCATCCCCGCCTGCTCCGATGGCAAACGTGGCTTCTCAGTCTCCATTGACCAGGGCTGTGGCACCGAGCACTCCCGCACCGTCCGCGTCCGAGA GGTGGATCCAGACTGCATCAGCCCTGACATGAAGAACTCCATCCACGTTGGCGATCGCATCCTGGAGATCAACGGCACCCCCATTGGCCATGTTCCCCTGGATGAG ATTGACCTGCTGATCCAGGAGACCAGCCGCCTGCTCCAGCTGACCATCGAGCATGACCCCCACGAGCCCCTTGCCTGCGAGTCAGGGcttgcctgcagccccctgcctgccccgtgCAGCCCCCTgtgctcccctgcccccccaccctgTGGGGAGCCTGGTGCCATGCGCCAGAGGACTGTCAC gaggagctgcagcacgGACAAGTCTCCGGGCTCTGGCTCAGTGGGCTCACCCGCGTCCCAGCGCAAGGACATCGGTCGCTCTGAGTCGTTGCGCATTGTCTCCCGTGCCCATCGCATCTTTCGCCCTTCTGACCTCATCCACGGCGAGGTGCTGGGCAAGGGCTGCTTTGGCCAGGCCATCAAG gTGACACACCGGGAGACAGGTGAGGTGATGGTCATGAAGGAGCTGATTCGCTTTGATGAGGAGACACAGAGGACCTTCCTCAAAGAG GCACGGGGGGGTCCTGCAGGTGAAGGTGATGCGCTGCCTGGAGCACCCCAATGTGCTGAAGTTCATCGGGGTGCTGTACAAGGAGAAGAGGCTCAACTTCATCACGGAGTACATCAAAGGGGGCACCTTGAGGGGCCTCATCAAGAGCATGGTGAGCTCTGGGGGGCAGGTCAGGACCCCCCAACCCCACAGgcctggtggggctgggggacccctctcctctgctctgacaaatccctcctcctgcccccaggaCAGCCACTACCCCTGGAGCCAGCGGGTCAGCTTTGCCAAGGACATTGCTGCTGGCATG GCCTACCTCCACTCCATGAACATCATCCACCGTGA